From Mytilus edulis chromosome 8, xbMytEdul2.2, whole genome shotgun sequence, one genomic window encodes:
- the LOC139484548 gene encoding lipoyl synthase, mitochondrial-like, which produces MATKTKSGFISIASRLKKPLLIAIEEYNKNLTYRQYSVLSSDLRNHSDIKNGKYSLVDSREYSSLTQETKDKIANGPDLGEFIQDSLEEQPENIKRKKGERLRLPPWLKTKIPIGKNYHKLTSDLRQLNLHTVCEEAKCPNIGECWGGGDNGTATATIMVLGDTCTRGCRFCSVKTAKSPPPPDPMEPVNTAKAIVSWGLDYVVLTSVDRDDMPDGGASHFAETVKELKKRQPSILVECLTPDFRGDLNCVETITDSGLDVYAHNIETIEELQWLVRDPRANYKQSMGVLEHVKKYKPDMVTKTSIMVGLGETEDQIYKTMEDLRKIDVDCLTLGQYMQPTKRHLKVKEYVHPDRFKRWEEMGNKMGFLYTASGPLVRSSYKAGEFFLTNIVKNRQKPEEEETKIQC; this is translated from the exons ATGGCTACCAAAACAAAGTCGGGTTTCATTTCTATTGCATCAAGACTAAAGAAACCACTACTTATAGCT ATAGAAGAATACAACAAAAACTTGACCTATAGACAGTACTCTGTTCTTAGTAGTGATCTCCGTAACCATAGTGATATAAAGAATGGGAAATATTCCCTTGTTGACAGTAGAGAATATTCTAGTCTTACTCAAGAAACGAAAGACAAGATAGCCAATGGTCCAGATTTGGGAGAGTTTATACAAGATAGTCTGGAGGAGCAACCAGAAAATATCAAAAGGAAAAAAGGAGAACG GTTGCGGTTACCACCATGGCTCAAAACAAAGATACCAATTGGTAAAAACTACCACAAACTGACCTCTGACCTGAGACAACTAAACTTACACACT GTTTGCGAAGAAGCAAAGTGTCCCAATATAGGAGAATGTTGGGGGGGTGGTGACAATGGTACTGCCACGGCTACTATAATG GTATTAGGAGATACCTGTACAAGAGGATGTCGTTTCTGTTCTGTAAAGACAGCGAAGAGTCCGCCCCCTCCAGATCCAATGGAGCCTGTCAATACAGCCAAGGCGATAGTGTCATGGGGACTGGATTATGTCGTCTTAACTTCTGTAGATAGAGATG ATATGCCTGATGGTGGTGCATCACATTTTGCAGAAACTgtcaaagaattaaaaaaaag acaGCCCTCAATACTTGTAGAATGTTTGACACCTGACTTTAGAGGAGATTTAAACTGTGTAGAGACTATAACAGATTCTGGATTAGATGTGTATGCTCATAATATAGAAACTATTGAAGAACTGCAATG GCTGGTTCGAGACCCAAGAGCTAATTACAAGCAATCTATGGGTGTGTTAGAACATGTGAAGAAATATAAACCTGATATGGTGACAAAAACCTCTATAATGGTGGGACTTGGAGAGACAGAAGACCAGATATATAAAACTATGGAAG ATTTAAGAAAGATAGATGTAGACTGTTTAACCTTAGGACAGTATATGCAGCCTACTAAAAGACATCTTAAG gTGAAGGAATATGTCCATCCAGATAGATTTAAAAGATGGGAAGAAATGGGTAATAAAATGGGATTCCTATATACAGCAAGTGGGCCTCTAGTAAGATCTTCATATAAAGCAG gtgaATTTTTCTTGACGAATATAGTTAAAAATAGACAGAAGCCAGAGGAAGAAGAAACAAAGATACAATGTTAA